The DNA region gtatgcaagtcagatactcacctcatctttctactgtttcttcctctcagtcgttttctgaagatgacttagtcgagcagatgtttcctcttgatgttGCTCTCTGGTTACAGTCACTCCAGGTTTAGCTCTCTAGTGTGGATGACGTGATGTGCaaaagcagcagctttaaatgtccgAGATAGAGGCGTGACACTTTCCttatcagcaggatgttatgtgaCTTTCCTTTCCTGAATTAGTAAGTCGTTCccaactctctccctctctctcccctgtttctaactctatccactgtcctatctctaaataaatgaatgaaagcccaaaaataaaaatagctaataaaataataaaagtaaaccttcctttgttttatttcaaatagttttctATGGCAAGAAATTcatttttagttagtttttatccttattttttggacgccctggcagaattgcccccctcctgtttttcattcttcttcaggattctgttgctctttattaccacgTGAAAGCAAAATGCCTTCGTAGaaattagttgttgttttttttgcttgtacTAAATTGTTccccctaaatttgcctccctatctttactgccttggctcttgcaggtttctgagaaactcctcaatttctctgtctttattcttcTCCAGGGTTCTGATGCTTTTCTTACGGAAGGAAGATTTTTCAggtattgctgctgccttcatgtgatactgtaTCGACCTGTGGTAGGCTTTTCGATCACAGGCTAAGTAATTTGCATATATgttgtaaagcatctgtttgtctgaaggttctgcaggttcatttttgagcagtttctgaaatatctgctcagctttggccttgctgtgatgtgactttgcatAGATAGTTGCGAGGTCTATTTCCCTTTtgagtgaagagtgagggtaaagagagagcagctcctcgtggAGAGCGATTGCTGTGTCCACCATGCTTTGTTCTGGATCAGGGTAATCTCTCCTTTTATAAACgatcctccatctgtagcagaGTGCAACAAATTTCTTCAGATAAcgcacatctggatgttctttcagaactttctctgccaaatcaacggcctcatcaacagatatgtgttctgtgtgaaggtttagtaaggcccacatgccactgccactgcagcacagagtgctcacatttccagccaactcacggacttcatctcgaatgttttctccttcatcagcacgttgTTCAAGGTAGAGCGCAGCGaggtacaagttctctggatcccATTCTttggcttgtctcattttctccaagaggtcagggtccagcATTGGGTCACTGAAGGTTTGGGCGttctttaaccatatgacatagctggtgttccaatccaccatgtccggctgcatcctggcagctttctcgtagtaatcaacaaccagcttcttatcctctccgaagaacatcagggtccaggccttttcagcgtagatctctggatggaggtcatcctgggatggagatgggtacttttccatcagggcatcaacctttgacaggtaagcctgactctcctctagatctcccaggtggtggtgcagccaggccaggttcccgtagttcaccactaaccaaggaccctcatctgcatctctcagcttgttgagggtctctgcagccttctgaAACAAGTTCCTcgcctcttcatttaaccccagtttatactgaatgaacccccacaggttgtaaatgtggcccagccatctatttccctcctctgtgctgaagtcctccatcttGTGCGTGAGACGTAAAAGTTTCGGCCTGCTGCGGTCCAGGTCCCAGGTGAAGTGacactgcagggactccagtgtggtttgactctgagcagcactgatggagaatacaaaaacaaacatttaaacacgtCAGCAGCTAGTTTTGACTCTTGTGTTCGTATTTGTTATGTCTCGTCTCGCAGTGTCTCCTTTACTCTTCTAAACTGTCAATCACTTTTATTACCCTATTATATAGTCAGACAATCAAGTAAACttctcagataaataaaaaacagactaaattatttggtggacatcactgcatgggctcaggaaCACTTCCAGGAGACATAGTCTGTGAACACGTTAGCTGAAACTCTACCATGTGTAGGGTTGCCACCttccaagcagaaaaacaaGGGACACCCCGCAGTGGGTTGCAACTCAGTAGGGGCCTCACTGGCCCAACGGTGGGGTGGGGCACCAGTTGTggtgaatcatgatttaaaacgtggttttaatgaagtaataagagtcatacttaaagttttaagtgctttatgaacacatttttttctgaaataatttacaaaaatgcaaaacttcagtgtaaaggcagatacagtaatgtatgcacaatgaaatgcaccTAACACGACTTCAGCAGATGATTACTATTAGCTATctaatttacaacttaacttaaacttcaaataaagttattaacttaacattaattcattaacagagtattattgaagtgcttttgacactgctgtaacatagaGGGGAGCAGTAAGATAACaaattttttattaaataaacagtacgaatttaatagtattttcattcatttattctgtcctcctgtctgtcgtttttgttgttttcttatgaaatcatgaatgatactattaatatggttttgaactattttcttattgtattaattaagtgtctaCTGTCGATATATCgatgttgtattgatgatatctCGCCCACAGATTTGGCTAAAATAAATACGTACCGAAAAATATTCACACTATCCAAACTATACTGGAATAACCTATTTATAAACATGGGAGAAAATATAttaagtaggcctacaatagtttcctttacattatattcattttcactgacactgtcaagccaggcattactttctactcacgtctgtatttctgcatccgTTTACGTTTCAATGGTGCACGGTGCGGGAATCAGAGACacctgcagacatgtttccttctgactcctatgactttctctcacccaaTCACTGACAAGCTCTCATTGCTCAtgccaaaaaagaaccaaacaaaccaacggACACTCCGAGGAGGCGGGAACTAGCCGGCTGAATGATGCTGAGTTCAAAGCATCTTGGAAATACGGGACAAACCGCGTCCCGTATTGATTCAAAACGGGACGcaatatcaaagtgtaaaatacgGGACGATTCCGTATTTTACG from Labrus bergylta chromosome 6, fLabBer1.1, whole genome shotgun sequence includes:
- the LOC110004194 gene encoding interferon-induced protein with tetratricopeptide repeats 1-like encodes the protein MGAAQSQTTLESLQCHFTWDLDRSRPKLLRLTHKMEDFSTEEGNRWLGHIYNLWGFIQYKLGLNEEARNLFQKAAETLNKLRDADEGPWLVVNYGNLAWLHHHLGDLEESQAYLSKVDALMEKYPSPSQDDLHPEIYAEKAWTLMFFGEDKKLVVDYYEKAARMQPDMVDWNTSYVIWLKNAQTFSDPMLDPDLLEKMRQAKEWDPENLYLAALYLEQRADEGENIRDEVRELAGNVSTLCCSGSGMWALLNLHTEHISVDEAVDLAEKVLKEHPDVRYLKKFVALCYRWRIVYKRRDYPDPEQSMVDTAIALHEELLSLYPHSSLKREIDLATIYAKSHHSKAKAEQIFQKLLKNEPAEPSDKQMLYNIYANYLACDRKAYHRSIQYHMKAAAIPEKSSFRKKSIRTLEKNKDREIEEFLRNLQEPRQ